In bacterium, one DNA window encodes the following:
- a CDS encoding AAA family ATPase: MKLNSIALSDYGPVKEFSFRPGGFDLIYGANETGKTAIVEALSYALFGRDVRGLRYGKPQTIAIEGESSQKKFRLPSKKTDPIMLKGEITNLLYVQASETSLYKEETGSRFWDSVKLIMSKVGQKIPFSRLGEKVLENAGMTAKGRWKESRQKIINDEAERIKKLEEFLRELEKIEQMKLQYAKKNAEYEKLAREIDAMKSASKYYDFKKLSDLYVRYQDKKNELAGYKRYEQKYYDEWQKLEAERAAKSSVTQRLKDDERMLGDLQKQLDTLARTEQIIGDLDLRSYIAGTGRLPRQPSMFYALLAFLLGMAVLFLKFKFGFSIIWPVVVIALSLALFFKYQFDQFRVRRFQISEEAWLNKAKAVFPDLKTLAELRSRLETAERERVRCETLLAEKKQTREEIGSAGTLQALEERIDELRSITGLAELEQLKEKVRSGAQLKAGLEGIKVSIESLLHNREESAWKRLIDEKKCDPPEIPVDEARFDEKIAAFEKLKTSIDAAKQQIAVFEESRYKVYNVNDAGQALQELRRLKRDLDNGELEQRAALKAFEILNEMSGELDDFIDEIMAAGDSNVSRYFARVTEKYKQVKVVEREFVVVREDGREFSAGSLSSGAQDQLLLCFRMAAIKKLFPDGCFLILDDAFIFADWQRRRRLAELVREFSQQGNQVIYLTSDDHTRDSFKEFGAKVTEIS; encoded by the coding sequence ATGAAACTGAACAGCATAGCGCTTAGCGATTACGGTCCGGTCAAGGAATTTTCTTTCCGTCCGGGCGGGTTCGACCTCATCTACGGGGCTAATGAAACGGGCAAGACGGCGATCGTTGAGGCACTGAGCTATGCGCTGTTCGGCCGGGACGTGCGCGGGCTGCGTTATGGCAAACCGCAGACGATCGCCATCGAGGGGGAATCGTCGCAAAAAAAATTCAGGCTGCCATCCAAAAAAACCGATCCGATCATGCTTAAGGGTGAGATCACTAACTTGCTCTATGTGCAGGCGTCGGAAACATCCCTGTACAAGGAAGAAACCGGCTCCCGGTTCTGGGACAGCGTCAAGCTTATTATGAGTAAAGTGGGCCAGAAGATCCCTTTTAGCAGGCTGGGGGAGAAGGTCCTGGAAAATGCTGGCATGACGGCTAAGGGGCGATGGAAAGAAAGCAGGCAAAAGATCATAAATGACGAAGCCGAGCGCATTAAGAAGCTTGAAGAATTCCTGCGTGAACTTGAAAAGATCGAACAGATGAAGCTCCAGTATGCCAAGAAGAACGCAGAATATGAGAAACTGGCACGGGAGATCGACGCGATGAAATCCGCCAGTAAATATTATGATTTTAAAAAACTGAGCGATCTGTACGTTCGTTATCAGGATAAAAAGAATGAACTCGCGGGTTACAAGCGTTATGAACAGAAATATTACGATGAATGGCAGAAGTTAGAGGCCGAAAGAGCGGCTAAGTCCAGTGTAACTCAGAGACTTAAAGACGATGAGCGTATGCTGGGCGATCTCCAAAAGCAGCTCGACACCCTGGCGAGAACAGAACAGATCATCGGGGATCTGGACCTGAGGTCATACATCGCCGGCACCGGCCGGTTGCCGCGGCAGCCCAGCATGTTCTACGCGCTGCTCGCATTTCTCCTGGGCATGGCCGTATTGTTCCTGAAATTCAAGTTCGGGTTCAGCATAATCTGGCCGGTCGTGGTCATCGCGCTGAGCTTGGCGCTGTTTTTCAAGTATCAATTTGACCAGTTCCGGGTCCGGCGTTTTCAAATTAGCGAAGAAGCGTGGTTGAACAAAGCAAAGGCGGTCTTCCCGGACTTGAAAACGCTGGCTGAGCTGAGGAGCCGGCTGGAGACGGCCGAAAGGGAGCGGGTACGATGCGAAACGCTGCTGGCGGAGAAAAAGCAAACCCGTGAAGAGATCGGGTCGGCCGGCACGTTGCAGGCGCTCGAGGAGAGAATTGACGAACTGCGGTCGATCACGGGTCTTGCTGAACTTGAGCAGCTTAAGGAAAAGGTAAGATCCGGGGCGCAGTTAAAAGCTGGTCTGGAGGGGATAAAGGTCTCGATCGAGTCACTCCTTCACAACCGCGAAGAATCCGCCTGGAAAAGGCTGATCGACGAGAAAAAATGCGATCCGCCGGAGATCCCGGTTGACGAGGCGCGCTTTGATGAAAAGATAGCTGCGTTCGAAAAACTCAAGACGAGCATTGACGCGGCAAAGCAGCAGATAGCGGTCTTTGAAGAAAGCCGTTATAAAGTGTATAATGTCAACGACGCCGGTCAGGCGTTGCAGGAATTACGGCGTCTCAAACGGGATCTGGACAACGGTGAACTTGAACAGCGGGCTGCGCTAAAAGCGTTTGAGATCCTGAATGAAATGAGCGGCGAGCTCGATGACTTCATCGACGAGATCATGGCTGCCGGTGACAGCAACGTGAGCCGCTATTTCGCCCGGGTGACGGAAAAATATAAGCAGGTGAAAGTCGTGGAGCGCGAGTTCGTCGTGGTCCGTGAAGACGGCCGGGAATTCAGTGCCGGAAGCTTAAGCAGCGGCGCCCAGGACCAGCTGTTATTGTGCTTCAGGATGGCGGCGATCAAGAAGCTGTTTCCGGACGGATGTTTTTTGATCCTGGACGACGCATTCATTTTTGCGGACTGGCAGAGACGGCGCAGACTTGCCGAACTGGTCAGGGAGTTCAGCCAGCAGGGTAACCAGGTCATCTACCTGACATCGGACGACCATACCCGCGATAGCTTCAAAGAATTTGGAGCGAAAGTAACCGAGATTTCTTAG
- a CDS encoding metallophosphoesterase, translating to MKVLHTADLHLKEGEEDRQGILKDLVQKANEVKAGAFIIAGDLFESDKDAAILRSKVKSIFDQCRAPVIIIPGNHDPGSFGPDYDYGRNVIQAYKRPVTIFEIGPLKVAAIPYHEVDFTECVKDLPRNIDILVAHGTVYDQSFIFAFLDEEEEEGKTYMPMMPSNLAGICRYCALGHLHTRSIRVQYQNTHVAYPGSPVALSTKCDTERAVVLVDIDTDKSAVRVELLKLGHVPFWQHREFFIFPGYEQKVLTDLHDYMGGLDRSKIMPDIEIKGFISSGGREFNLTLEEINREMDSAFYRHKLQYGRIQSWDRVIEHGMVKRFVDKTRDLDDELRFKVFELVFPIFSDAIK from the coding sequence ATGAAGGTTTTGCATACCGCTGACCTGCATCTCAAGGAAGGCGAGGAAGACCGGCAGGGCATTCTTAAAGATCTTGTTCAGAAAGCGAACGAGGTGAAAGCCGGCGCGTTCATAATCGCAGGCGACCTTTTTGAATCCGACAAAGACGCGGCGATCCTGAGGTCTAAGGTCAAAAGCATCTTTGATCAGTGCCGCGCTCCGGTCATCATTATTCCGGGAAACCATGATCCCGGATCTTTCGGCCCGGACTACGATTACGGCCGCAATGTCATCCAAGCATATAAAAGGCCCGTGACCATTTTCGAGATCGGTCCTTTGAAGGTCGCCGCCATACCATACCATGAAGTGGATTTCACCGAATGCGTGAAAGATCTCCCCCGTAATATCGACATACTGGTCGCCCACGGCACGGTTTATGATCAATCATTTATCTTCGCGTTCCTGGATGAGGAGGAAGAAGAGGGCAAAACCTATATGCCTATGATGCCCTCGAACCTGGCCGGGATCTGCCGATACTGCGCGCTTGGGCATCTGCATACCCGCTCCATCCGCGTTCAATACCAGAATACGCATGTTGCGTACCCCGGATCGCCCGTGGCGCTGAGTACAAAATGCGATACCGAGAGAGCCGTGGTGCTGGTGGACATTGATACTGACAAATCCGCGGTTAGAGTGGAACTGCTGAAACTCGGTCACGTTCCTTTCTGGCAGCACCGTGAATTTTTCATTTTCCCCGGGTACGAACAAAAGGTCCTGACCGATCTCCATGATTACATGGGTGGTCTGGACCGCTCCAAAATAATGCCCGACATTGAGATCAAGGGTTTCATTAGCTCGGGCGGCCGTGAATTCAACTTAACGCTTGAAGAAATAAACAGGGAAATGGACAGCGCATTTTACCGCCATAAACTCCAATACGGACGGATCCAGTCATGGGACCGCGTCATTGAGCACGGCATGGTCAAGCGCTTTGTCGATAAAACCAGGGATCTGGACGACGAACTCCGGTTCAAGGTCTTTGAACTGGTGTTCCCGATATTCAGCGATGCGATAAAATAA
- a CDS encoding NUDIX hydrolase, with product MEQKRPLATVDIIIEMDNGIVLIKRKNPPYGWALPGGFIDYGESAEDAAVREAKEETNLTVSNIRQFHTYSDPKRDPRHHTISVVFIGSAHGVPKASDDAEDAGVFEPKNLPDHIAFDHRQILNDFFRSKKYSRLQL from the coding sequence ATGGAACAAAAAAGACCGCTGGCGACCGTCGATATCATCATTGAAATGGATAACGGCATTGTTTTAATAAAAAGAAAGAACCCGCCCTATGGCTGGGCTTTACCCGGCGGGTTCATCGACTACGGCGAATCGGCCGAGGACGCGGCCGTGCGCGAGGCAAAAGAGGAGACCAATCTTACCGTGAGTAACATACGCCAGTTCCACACTTACTCGGATCCCAAGCGGGATCCGCGGCACCACACGATCTCAGTCGTGTTCATCGGCTCGGCCCACGGTGTGCCCAAGGCCAGCGATGATGCCGAGGATGCCGGCGTGTTCGAGCCGAAGAACCTGCCCGACCACATCGCCTTTGACCACCGGCAGATACTGAACGATTTTTTCCGTAGCAAAAAATACAGCCGCCTTCAATTGTGA
- a CDS encoding ABC transporter substrate-binding protein, with the protein MRSIIALTAFIALGCSHLQPQFIKNIGENKAAVIYEKGNEYFEAKDYRNAVIEFEKIVKDYSTTDAYEPSLYLLAFSHFKLNDYETAVSYGEKFIKEFSQSTFYDNILALLGEANFKLADDYKAVYYLTKYYVTTEDTASRRSALENLLKALPQLSISQLEKLHKLYISEPLDEHILYNLVRAEINAGKDEEAQRDFNLLARRFPNSEYALQFGDYKRFATLGSTSGHAGVLLPITGKFSVYGLKLTQIIEIFVKNRYLPFTLSVRDTKSDPIEAILQATDLIDDEHVDFLIGPIFSIEAFGVCGLASGKGIPVVIPTALEPRFEALPSVFAMGQSGEKQARMIARYATQQLDLVRIAIIYPASAKYEALGKIFANEVIKNDGQIVAMESFDPDSITLRWQLERIKKKNPEAIFLAMDTDQIINTAPQVAYYGLEKIRLLGMDGFNSERVPRLGEKYVENAMFIAPSTLDSTARRELKAHGLEENDPIVTRFFQTLWKLKDLNEYSRINITEVFTSLLKGREMFSIYQIRDGEFIRLTELSSEE; encoded by the coding sequence ATGAGATCCATTATTGCACTTACCGCGTTCATCGCTCTGGGGTGTTCGCATCTTCAGCCGCAGTTCATCAAGAACATAGGCGAGAACAAGGCGGCTGTCATCTATGAAAAAGGCAATGAATATTTTGAAGCGAAAGATTACCGCAACGCCGTCATAGAGTTCGAGAAGATCGTCAAGGACTACAGCACGACCGATGCCTACGAGCCATCATTATATCTCCTCGCTTTTTCCCATTTCAAGCTTAATGACTATGAAACCGCTGTTTCCTATGGAGAGAAATTCATCAAGGAATTCTCCCAATCGACATTTTACGACAATATCCTGGCGCTTCTGGGCGAAGCCAACTTCAAACTCGCCGACGATTACAAAGCGGTCTATTATCTGACAAAATATTATGTCACCACCGAGGATACGGCGAGCCGGCGGTCAGCCCTGGAGAACCTGCTCAAGGCCCTGCCCCAGCTGTCCATATCCCAGCTGGAAAAACTCCACAAGCTGTACATTTCCGAGCCCCTGGACGAACATATCCTGTACAACCTGGTGCGCGCGGAGATTAACGCGGGCAAAGACGAAGAAGCCCAGCGGGATTTCAATCTCCTGGCAAGACGCTTCCCCAACAGCGAGTACGCGCTGCAATTCGGCGATTATAAAAGATTCGCGACGCTGGGCTCGACCTCGGGTCATGCCGGTGTCCTGCTGCCGATCACCGGCAAATTCTCGGTCTACGGGCTTAAATTGACCCAGATCATTGAGATCTTCGTTAAGAACCGCTACCTGCCGTTCACGCTTTCGGTGCGCGACACAAAATCCGACCCGATCGAGGCGATCCTGCAGGCTACCGACCTGATCGACGATGAACACGTCGATTTCCTCATCGGACCCATTTTTTCGATCGAGGCTTTCGGCGTATGCGGGCTGGCTTCGGGCAAAGGCATCCCGGTCGTCATCCCGACAGCCCTGGAGCCAAGGTTCGAAGCGCTCCCCTCGGTATTTGCCATGGGCCAAAGTGGAGAGAAACAGGCGCGGATGATCGCCCGCTACGCCACGCAGCAACTTGACCTTGTCCGTATTGCGATCATCTACCCGGCCAGCGCGAAATACGAAGCCCTGGGGAAAATATTCGCGAACGAGGTCATCAAGAACGATGGCCAGATCGTGGCCATGGAAAGTTTCGACCCCGACTCCATAACCTTGAGGTGGCAGCTGGAAAGGATCAAGAAGAAAAACCCCGAAGCCATTTTCCTGGCGATGGACACCGATCAGATAATCAATACCGCGCCTCAGGTGGCATACTATGGCTTGGAAAAGATCAGACTGCTTGGCATGGACGGCTTCAACAGCGAGCGTGTCCCGCGCCTGGGAGAAAAATACGTCGAGAACGCGATGTTCATCGCGCCGTCAACGCTCGACAGCACCGCCCGCCGCGAACTAAAAGCGCACGGCCTGGAGGAGAACGATCCGATCGTGACCCGCTTTTTCCAGACCTTGTGGAAATTAAAGGACCTGAACGAATACAGCCGCATCAATATCACCGAAGTTTTTACCTCGCTCCTCAAGGGCCGGGAAATGTTCAGTATCTACCAGATCCGGGACGGCGAGTTCATCCGCCTGACCGAACTTTCCAGCGAGGAATGA
- the queG gene encoding tRNA epoxyqueuosine(34) reductase QueG: MINAQKLKCHARETGIDELRITTAQAFSDARERINEQVDEHLFLNPERWSRTSNRNFCDIHYQRSDARTIITACLCYYTDEPRDGSRPGDPHGMIARYTWRNHYRELRNRLRKLARFLKKEYRAMFRVYSNGPLTEKAAAQRSGIGYYGKHSIIVHPRFGSWIVLGEIITDIEIEPDQALPDDCGTCHLCMDACPTRAIIRPYIIDRRRCIQALANWPGEIPEDIMAVWGKRLYGCSICQDACPVNKTVKPFDRPRTEIGNVGPSLSLLDILRIDDKTYRTAYADNQITAAWINFPAIKRNALICLGHTGGPSALGMVREFTGHDDSIIAAAARWALNRL, translated from the coding sequence GTGATCAATGCCCAAAAGCTCAAATGTCATGCCCGGGAAACCGGCATTGACGAACTGCGGATCACCACTGCTCAGGCGTTCTCCGATGCCCGGGAGCGGATCAACGAGCAGGTCGATGAGCACCTATTCCTGAACCCCGAACGCTGGTCCCGGACCTCGAACCGGAATTTTTGCGACATACATTATCAGCGATCGGACGCCCGCACCATCATAACCGCCTGTTTGTGTTATTATACGGACGAGCCCCGGGACGGATCGCGGCCGGGAGATCCTCACGGCATGATCGCCCGATACACCTGGCGTAACCATTACCGCGAACTTAGAAACCGCCTGCGCAAGCTGGCCCGTTTCCTTAAAAAGGAATACCGCGCGATGTTCCGCGTGTACTCCAACGGTCCGCTCACGGAGAAAGCGGCCGCGCAAAGGAGCGGTATTGGATATTATGGCAAACACAGCATCATCGTCCATCCCCGCTTCGGTTCATGGATCGTGCTGGGCGAGATCATAACCGATATCGAGATCGAGCCGGACCAGGCATTGCCCGACGATTGCGGTACGTGTCATCTATGCATGGACGCCTGTCCCACCCGGGCCATAATCCGCCCGTACATCATCGACCGGAGGCGCTGCATCCAAGCGTTGGCCAATTGGCCCGGCGAGATCCCGGAAGATATCATGGCCGTATGGGGGAAGCGTCTGTACGGCTGCTCCATATGCCAGGATGCCTGCCCGGTCAACAAGACCGTAAAACCGTTCGACCGACCCCGCACGGAGATCGGCAATGTTGGACCGTCGCTGTCCCTGCTTGATATCCTGCGCATCGATGACAAAACATACCGGACCGCCTACGCGGACAATCAGATTACCGCAGCCTGGATCAATTTTCCCGCGATCAAGAGAAACGCGCTGATCTGCCTTGGCCACACCGGTGGCCCTTCGGCATTGGGCATGGTCCGTGAATTTACCGGGCACGACGACAGTATTATCGCGGCGGCAGCACGCTGGGCGCTGAACCGTCTGTGA
- a CDS encoding radical SAM protein has protein sequence MAGIRQKVQTARSNPGLVPRFIWNRIKTVACYELSSLMNGWAALPETINLYPTARCNLKCKMCFARRYRAKSELDYEQWCRVIDEIASFKPRVHLSGGEPCLHPRIIDIIRHIKKFGLYVHITTNGTQLARQAEDLVSSEVNQLDLSIDGPADVHDAIRGKPGTYRLIDEGLNALNRARSRSALPLVRINSIINFQDPGAMGQIVQQAERWGAQTVQFIYPLYLKPEEVAGHQALLTSLLHRDLNYWKFAAGHDPSPPDLDKAWSTVETLRGLIAGSRLKIAIFPDFTRDAFSAYYDRSRDFYRSYTGSCRAMWNTATILPTGEVESCPDYVVGDRGHEAFKAIWNDQSMKTLRRRIRDLNFFSVCRACCFFYPVRPKPFIG, from the coding sequence ATGGCCGGCATAAGGCAGAAGGTGCAAACCGCCCGGAGCAATCCGGGCCTGGTGCCGCGTTTCATCTGGAACCGGATCAAAACCGTGGCTTGCTATGAACTGTCCAGCCTGATGAACGGATGGGCCGCGCTCCCGGAAACCATTAACCTGTACCCGACAGCACGCTGCAACCTTAAATGTAAAATGTGCTTTGCCCGCCGGTATCGGGCAAAGTCCGAACTTGATTACGAACAGTGGTGCCGCGTCATCGATGAGATCGCTTCCTTCAAGCCGCGCGTTCATCTGTCGGGCGGGGAACCGTGCCTGCACCCGCGGATCATCGATATTATCCGGCACATTAAAAAATTCGGCCTCTACGTGCACATCACAACGAACGGCACTCAATTGGCGCGACAGGCCGAAGATCTGGTTAGTTCGGAGGTGAACCAGCTGGACCTATCGATCGACGGTCCTGCCGACGTGCACGACGCCATCCGCGGCAAACCCGGGACCTATCGGCTGATCGACGAAGGTTTGAACGCGCTTAACCGCGCGCGGTCAAGGTCCGCTTTGCCCCTGGTCCGGATAAATTCGATCATTAACTTCCAGGATCCCGGCGCCATGGGTCAAATCGTACAACAGGCTGAGCGGTGGGGCGCGCAGACCGTGCAGTTCATATACCCGTTGTACCTGAAGCCGGAAGAGGTGGCGGGCCACCAGGCCCTGCTCACATCCCTTCTGCACCGCGATCTCAACTACTGGAAATTCGCCGCTGGTCATGATCCTTCACCCCCCGACCTTGACAAGGCGTGGTCGACCGTGGAAACACTCCGCGGCCTGATCGCGGGTTCACGGCTCAAGATCGCTATTTTCCCGGATTTCACCCGGGATGCGTTTTCAGCATACTATGACCGCTCCCGGGATTTTTACCGGTCGTACACAGGTTCGTGCCGCGCCATGTGGAACACGGCGACCATCCTCCCTACGGGCGAAGTGGAGTCGTGCCCGGATTATGTCGTCGGCGACCGCGGGCACGAAGCATTCAAGGCCATCTGGAACGACCAGAGCATGAAAACGCTGCGGCGGCGCATCCGGGACCTGAATTTTTTTTCCGTCTGCCGGGCGTGCTGCTTTTTTTATCCCGTCAGGCCGAAACCTTTTATCGGTTGA
- a CDS encoding DUF1844 domain-containing protein, which produces MAEEQKKTEPKYLDEPVKIKELIFMTIYSLESKAWAYLGLTGHPETQKPLKDLTEARLAIDAIGALYKLIEPDLELEEKKDIQIRLTNLRLNFTKDATPEKS; this is translated from the coding sequence ATGGCTGAAGAACAGAAAAAGACCGAACCCAAGTACCTGGATGAACCGGTAAAGATCAAGGAACTTATTTTCATGACCATATACTCGCTGGAAAGCAAAGCCTGGGCGTACCTCGGGCTCACCGGTCACCCTGAAACCCAGAAACCTTTGAAAGACCTGACCGAAGCGCGACTGGCTATCGATGCTATCGGCGCCCTGTACAAGTTGATCGAGCCTGATCTCGAACTTGAGGAGAAAAAAGACATCCAAATACGCCTGACCAATCTCAGGCTGAACTTTACCAAAGACGCGACGCCCGAAAAATCCTGA
- a CDS encoding DUF2723 domain-containing protein: MRQTVLEKFVPLLVLVAVLAVYVYSLCPTLYLIDSGELAAVSFTLGIAHPTGYPLYTLISFFFSRIPGDPVWNLNLLSTLFSLGAALLIYLAARAITGHRFIPVLAASLFAFSPTIWRTTVTNEVYPLTALFCAALIFLALRIKTTRDFYLIMYLCGLSFTNHMSIFALAIPVGIYCIIRCRPSWKTVCLGAALAALAVTPYFYLLARASANPAIAWGDPHNLQRLLWHVTGRQYQVWMFSQSFSEIIANARQGISFLAADLVYIFLIPCLAGTYYLFRRERGKFFLFISIIAVNFLYTVNYAIPDIESYYIPGLTALFILSIYGLKAFARHLKWFIAVPLALLIMVVHYQPSTLRGNHFGREFGLAHFSQLPDSALLISNYWDIVSPAIYLQAVQRQRPDIVIIDKELMRRTWYVNALRRQYPKIFAAVAGPVSDYMKELVKFEYNRPYDPNTIQLKYIKMLDALVASKQRHGVFFALPFPDQDLRQIKSELSWIPYGLVFAVTGDTTVTAFDFSKLTLTRPRFINDVRLAFNIRVVEQMTQSNIRYLTSRNRMEAAQSADRWLKNFSRQR, from the coding sequence ATGCGCCAAACCGTCCTGGAAAAATTTGTCCCTTTACTGGTCCTGGTCGCCGTCCTAGCCGTCTACGTCTATTCCCTCTGCCCGACCTTGTACCTGATCGATTCCGGTGAGCTCGCGGCCGTAAGTTTCACACTGGGCATCGCACATCCGACCGGCTATCCTTTGTACACGCTCATTTCGTTTTTTTTCAGCCGGATCCCCGGGGATCCGGTCTGGAATTTAAACCTGCTCTCGACGCTCTTCTCGCTCGGCGCTGCCCTCTTGATCTATCTGGCCGCGCGGGCGATCACCGGGCACCGCTTCATCCCGGTGCTGGCTGCATCGCTGTTCGCTTTCTCCCCGACGATCTGGAGAACAACGGTTACCAACGAGGTCTACCCGCTGACCGCGCTTTTCTGCGCCGCCTTGATCTTCCTGGCGCTAAGGATCAAGACCACGCGCGATTTCTATCTGATAATGTATCTGTGCGGGCTCTCGTTTACCAATCACATGAGCATCTTCGCGCTCGCGATCCCGGTCGGCATATACTGCATCATCCGATGCCGGCCTTCCTGGAAAACAGTGTGCCTCGGAGCAGCCCTGGCCGCTCTGGCGGTCACGCCCTACTTCTATCTGCTCGCGCGGGCCTCGGCCAACCCTGCCATTGCGTGGGGGGATCCGCATAACCTCCAGCGCCTCCTGTGGCACGTAACCGGACGCCAGTACCAGGTATGGATGTTTTCACAGTCCTTTTCGGAGATCATCGCGAACGCACGCCAGGGCATTTCGTTCCTGGCCGCCGACCTCGTCTATATTTTTCTCATTCCCTGCCTTGCCGGCACGTACTATCTGTTCCGACGCGAGCGCGGCAAGTTCTTCCTGTTCATATCCATAATTGCGGTCAATTTCCTTTACACCGTCAATTATGCGATCCCGGACATCGAATCATATTATATCCCCGGACTGACCGCCCTCTTTATTCTCAGCATCTACGGGCTCAAAGCCTTCGCACGCCACCTGAAATGGTTCATCGCAGTGCCCCTGGCCCTGCTCATCATGGTCGTCCATTACCAGCCGTCGACCCTGCGCGGTAATCATTTCGGACGGGAATTCGGCCTGGCGCATTTCAGCCAGCTGCCGGACAGCGCCCTGCTCATCTCGAACTACTGGGATATCGTGTCACCGGCAATATACCTGCAGGCCGTCCAGCGGCAACGTCCCGACATTGTCATCATCGACAAAGAACTCATGCGGCGCACGTGGTATGTGAACGCCCTGCGCCGGCAGTATCCTAAGATTTTCGCCGCGGTCGCCGGGCCGGTCAGCGACTATATGAAAGAACTCGTCAAATTCGAGTATAACCGCCCTTATGATCCCAACACCATCCAATTAAAATACATCAAAATGCTGGATGCGCTCGTGGCATCGAAACAGCGCCATGGCGTTTTTTTCGCGCTGCCATTCCCCGACCAGGACCTGCGACAGATCAAATCGGAACTGTCGTGGATCCCTTATGGTCTTGTCTTCGCCGTGACCGGCGATACGACGGTAACGGCCTTTGATTTTTCAAAACTTACGCTGACTCGACCCCGGTTCATTAACGACGTGCGGCTTGCCTTTAATATCCGCGTCGTCGAACAGATGACGCAGAGCAATATCCGCTACCTGACATCCCGCAACCGAATGGAAGCGGCCCAAAGCGCGGACCGCTGGCTGAAAAATTTCTCACGGCAAAGATAA
- a CDS encoding sigma-54 dependent transcriptional regulator — MHILVVDDEQSQRELLAGFLKTKQYTVTTAASGAEAVQLNRSTGFDLVIMDLKMPELDGIETMARMKEIDPETNFIILTGYGTVESAVRAIKLGAYDYLNKPVNLDELELLVERIRDEQLTHQELVTLQEEIHEKFKFEFFIAESPAMKQVLGLIPRIAKSDSAVLILGESGTGKELIARLVHEASIRKSTRFIPISCAALPETLIESELFGYERGAFTGAEKRKIGKFELANHGTLFLDEIGDLPMMVQVKLLRVLQEFTFERLGSNAAVKVDVRMISATNQDLKKKIQAGTFREDLLYRLNVLTIEIPPLRERREDIKPLTDFFIKRFTERSHKQLKRISKEALNKLLRYEWPGNVRELENVIERAMVLCRGDLIESGDLPLKIETEKAYTGETMADIEKQHIRSVLLKTNWNLSLTAEKLGIHRNTLRLKIKEYGLEKEK, encoded by the coding sequence ATGCACATCCTCGTGGTCGACGACGAACAATCCCAGCGTGAACTGCTGGCGGGGTTCCTCAAAACGAAACAATACACGGTCACGACCGCGGCATCCGGCGCGGAAGCAGTGCAGCTTAACCGCTCGACTGGCTTTGACCTGGTCATCATGGACCTGAAAATGCCGGAACTAGACGGCATCGAGACCATGGCGCGCATGAAAGAGATCGACCCGGAAACCAATTTCATCATCCTCACCGGGTACGGCACGGTTGAATCCGCGGTCCGGGCGATCAAACTCGGCGCTTATGATTACCTCAACAAGCCGGTCAACCTGGACGAGCTGGAGCTGCTGGTCGAGCGGATCCGCGATGAACAGCTCACGCATCAGGAACTGGTGACCCTCCAGGAAGAGATCCATGAAAAGTTCAAGTTTGAATTTTTCATAGCGGAAAGCCCGGCTATGAAGCAGGTGCTGGGGCTGATCCCCCGGATCGCGAAATCCGATTCGGCGGTCTTGATCCTTGGTGAATCCGGCACCGGCAAGGAACTCATTGCGAGGCTGGTGCATGAAGCCAGCATCAGGAAAAGCACCCGTTTCATCCCCATCTCGTGCGCCGCCTTACCCGAGACGCTTATTGAAAGCGAACTGTTCGGCTATGAGCGGGGCGCGTTCACGGGCGCCGAAAAGAGAAAGATCGGCAAGTTCGAGCTGGCAAATCATGGAACCCTGTTCCTGGACGAGATCGGCGACCTGCCGATGATGGTCCAGGTCAAATTGCTCCGCGTTCTGCAGGAATTCACTTTTGAAAGGCTAGGCAGCAATGCTGCGGTCAAGGTCGATGTCCGCATGATCTCGGCCACGAACCAGGACCTTAAAAAGAAGATCCAGGCGGGCACTTTCCGCGAGGACCTGCTCTACCGGCTGAACGTGTTAACGATCGAGATCCCGCCGCTTAGGGAACGGCGAGAGGACATCAAGCCGCTAACCGATTTTTTTATCAAGCGCTTTACGGAACGAAGCCATAAACAGCTTAAGAGGATTTCAAAGGAAGCTTTGAACAAGCTGCTCCGATATGAATGGCCGGGGAATGTCCGGGAACTGGAAAACGTCATAGAGCGGGCCATGGTGCTGTGCCGTGGCGATCTCATCGAATCGGGCGACCTGCCCTTGAAGATCGAAACCGAAAAAGCATACACCGGCGAGACGATGGCGGACATCGAAAAGCAGCACATCCGCTCCGTGCTTTTAAAAACTAACTGGAACCTGAGCCTGACCGCGGAAAAGCTTGGCATTCACCGCAATACCCTGCGTCTCAAAATAAAGGAATACGGGCTGGAAAAAGAAAAGTAG